The Sander lucioperca isolate FBNREF2018 chromosome 15, SLUC_FBN_1.2, whole genome shotgun sequence genome window below encodes:
- the ctbp2a gene encoding C-terminal-binding protein 2a isoform X5, translating to MWRQHFPGIRPQIMNGPMHPRPLVALLDGRDCTVEMPILKDLATVAFCDAQSTQEIHEKVLNEAVGAMMYHTITLTREDLEKFKALRIIIRIGSGYDNIDIKAAGDLGIAVCNIPSAAVEETADSTLCHILNLYRRNTWLYQALREGTRVQSVEQIREVASGAARIRGETLGLIGFGRSGQAVAIRAKAFGFNVIFYDPYLQDGLERSLGVQRVYTLQDLLYQSDCVSLHCNLNEHNHHLINDFTIKQMRQGAFLVNSARGGLVDEKALAQALKEGRIRGAALDVHESEPFSFSQGPLKDAPNLICTPHTAWYSEQASLEMREAAATEIRRAITGRIPDSLRNCVNKEFFVTTAPWGMMEQQQPQVHPEMNGAAYRFPPGVVGVAPGGIPGPMEGLVPGGVPITHTLPPGTHPSQATSPNQPSKHGDPMREHMTEQ from the exons gtaTTCGGCCGCAGATTATGAATGGGCCTATGCACCCACGCCCCCTGGTGGCGCTGCTGGATGGGCGCGACTGCACCGTGGAGATGCCCATCCTTAAAGATCTGGCCACTGTGGCTTTCTGTGATGCCCAGTCCACACAGGAGATACATGAAAAG GTGCTGAATGAGGCAGTAGGGGCCATGATGTACCACACCATCACCCTGACCAGAGAGGACTTGGAGAAGTTCAAGGCACTGCGCATCATCATCCGCATCGGCAGCGGCTACGACAACATCGACATCAAGGCTGCCGGCGATCTCG GCATCGCGGTGTGTAATATTCCCTCAGCAGCTGTAGAAGAGACAGCCGACTCAACACTCTGTCACATCCTCAACCTGTACCGGCGAAACACCTGGCTGTACCAGGCTCTCCGGGAGGGCACGCGGGTCCAGAGCGTGGAGCAGATCCGGGAGGTGGCGTCGGGGGCGGCCAGGATCAGAGGAGAGACGCTTGGCCTCATCGGATTTG GTCGCTCAGGCCAGGCGGTAGCGATACGGGCCAAAGCGTTCGGCTTCAACGTGATCTTCTACGACCCCTACCTCCAGGACGGCTTGGAGCGCTCGCTGGGCGTTCAGCGAGTCTACACGCTCCAGGACCTGCTCTACCAGAGCGACTGCGTTTCCCTACACTGCAACCTGAACGAACACAACCACCACCTCATCAATGACTTCACCATCAAACAG atGCGTCAAGGTGCATTCCTGGTCAACTCGGCACGGGGAGGTCTGGTGGATGAGAAAGCTTTGGCTCAGGCCCTGAAAGAAGGCAGGATACGGGGAGCCGCCTTGGATGTCCACGAGTCGGAGCCTTTCAG TTTTTCCCAAGGTCCTCTGAAAGACGCGCCCAACTTGATCTGCACACCCCACACCGCCTGGTACAGCGAGCAGGCATCACTGGAGATGAGAGAGGCTGCCGCCACAGAAATACGCAGAGCCATCACTG GCCGTATACCTGACAGCCTCCGGAACTGCGTCAACAAAGAGTTCTTTGTTACCACGGCACCCTGGGGAAtgatggagcagcagcagcctcaagTTCACCCTGAGATGAATGGTGCCGCCTACAG ATTCCCTCCTGGTGTGGTGGGCGTCGCCCCCGGCGGGATTCCCGGACCTATGGAGGGGTTGGTGCCTGGGGGAGTGCCCATCACCCACACCCTACCCCCCGGTACCCATCCGTCACAGGCCACCTCCCCCAACCAACCCTCCAAACATGGCGACCCCATGAGAGAGCACATGACTGAGCAGTAG
- the ctbp2a gene encoding C-terminal-binding protein 2a isoform X3 yields the protein MALVDKHKVKRQRLDKICEGIRPQIMNGPMHPRPLVALLDGRDCTVEMPILKDLATVAFCDAQSTQEIHEKVLNEAVGAMMYHTITLTREDLEKFKALRIIIRIGSGYDNIDIKAAGDLGIAVCNIPSAAVEETADSTLCHILNLYRRNTWLYQALREGTRVQSVEQIREVASGAARIRGETLGLIGFGRSGQAVAIRAKAFGFNVIFYDPYLQDGLERSLGVQRVYTLQDLLYQSDCVSLHCNLNEHNHHLINDFTIKQMRQGAFLVNSARGGLVDEKALAQALKEGRIRGAALDVHESEPFSFSQGPLKDAPNLICTPHTAWYSEQASLEMREAAATEIRRAITGRIPDSLRNCVNKEFFVTTAPWGMMEQQQPQVHPEMNGAAYRFPPGVVGVAPGGIPGPMEGLVPGGVPITHTLPPGTHPSQATSPNQPSKHGDPMREHMTEQ from the exons gtaTTCGGCCGCAGATTATGAATGGGCCTATGCACCCACGCCCCCTGGTGGCGCTGCTGGATGGGCGCGACTGCACCGTGGAGATGCCCATCCTTAAAGATCTGGCCACTGTGGCTTTCTGTGATGCCCAGTCCACACAGGAGATACATGAAAAG GTGCTGAATGAGGCAGTAGGGGCCATGATGTACCACACCATCACCCTGACCAGAGAGGACTTGGAGAAGTTCAAGGCACTGCGCATCATCATCCGCATCGGCAGCGGCTACGACAACATCGACATCAAGGCTGCCGGCGATCTCG GCATCGCGGTGTGTAATATTCCCTCAGCAGCTGTAGAAGAGACAGCCGACTCAACACTCTGTCACATCCTCAACCTGTACCGGCGAAACACCTGGCTGTACCAGGCTCTCCGGGAGGGCACGCGGGTCCAGAGCGTGGAGCAGATCCGGGAGGTGGCGTCGGGGGCGGCCAGGATCAGAGGAGAGACGCTTGGCCTCATCGGATTTG GTCGCTCAGGCCAGGCGGTAGCGATACGGGCCAAAGCGTTCGGCTTCAACGTGATCTTCTACGACCCCTACCTCCAGGACGGCTTGGAGCGCTCGCTGGGCGTTCAGCGAGTCTACACGCTCCAGGACCTGCTCTACCAGAGCGACTGCGTTTCCCTACACTGCAACCTGAACGAACACAACCACCACCTCATCAATGACTTCACCATCAAACAG atGCGTCAAGGTGCATTCCTGGTCAACTCGGCACGGGGAGGTCTGGTGGATGAGAAAGCTTTGGCTCAGGCCCTGAAAGAAGGCAGGATACGGGGAGCCGCCTTGGATGTCCACGAGTCGGAGCCTTTCAG TTTTTCCCAAGGTCCTCTGAAAGACGCGCCCAACTTGATCTGCACACCCCACACCGCCTGGTACAGCGAGCAGGCATCACTGGAGATGAGAGAGGCTGCCGCCACAGAAATACGCAGAGCCATCACTG GCCGTATACCTGACAGCCTCCGGAACTGCGTCAACAAAGAGTTCTTTGTTACCACGGCACCCTGGGGAAtgatggagcagcagcagcctcaagTTCACCCTGAGATGAATGGTGCCGCCTACAG ATTCCCTCCTGGTGTGGTGGGCGTCGCCCCCGGCGGGATTCCCGGACCTATGGAGGGGTTGGTGCCTGGGGGAGTGCCCATCACCCACACCCTACCCCCCGGTACCCATCCGTCACAGGCCACCTCCCCCAACCAACCCTCCAAACATGGCGACCCCATGAGAGAGCACATGACTGAGCAGTAG
- the ctbp2a gene encoding C-terminal-binding protein 2a isoform X4 — translation MFMNVDLQVVDLCLDTSPQGIRPQIMNGPMHPRPLVALLDGRDCTVEMPILKDLATVAFCDAQSTQEIHEKVLNEAVGAMMYHTITLTREDLEKFKALRIIIRIGSGYDNIDIKAAGDLGIAVCNIPSAAVEETADSTLCHILNLYRRNTWLYQALREGTRVQSVEQIREVASGAARIRGETLGLIGFGRSGQAVAIRAKAFGFNVIFYDPYLQDGLERSLGVQRVYTLQDLLYQSDCVSLHCNLNEHNHHLINDFTIKQMRQGAFLVNSARGGLVDEKALAQALKEGRIRGAALDVHESEPFSFSQGPLKDAPNLICTPHTAWYSEQASLEMREAAATEIRRAITGRIPDSLRNCVNKEFFVTTAPWGMMEQQQPQVHPEMNGAAYRFPPGVVGVAPGGIPGPMEGLVPGGVPITHTLPPGTHPSQATSPNQPSKHGDPMREHMTEQ, via the exons gtaTTCGGCCGCAGATTATGAATGGGCCTATGCACCCACGCCCCCTGGTGGCGCTGCTGGATGGGCGCGACTGCACCGTGGAGATGCCCATCCTTAAAGATCTGGCCACTGTGGCTTTCTGTGATGCCCAGTCCACACAGGAGATACATGAAAAG GTGCTGAATGAGGCAGTAGGGGCCATGATGTACCACACCATCACCCTGACCAGAGAGGACTTGGAGAAGTTCAAGGCACTGCGCATCATCATCCGCATCGGCAGCGGCTACGACAACATCGACATCAAGGCTGCCGGCGATCTCG GCATCGCGGTGTGTAATATTCCCTCAGCAGCTGTAGAAGAGACAGCCGACTCAACACTCTGTCACATCCTCAACCTGTACCGGCGAAACACCTGGCTGTACCAGGCTCTCCGGGAGGGCACGCGGGTCCAGAGCGTGGAGCAGATCCGGGAGGTGGCGTCGGGGGCGGCCAGGATCAGAGGAGAGACGCTTGGCCTCATCGGATTTG GTCGCTCAGGCCAGGCGGTAGCGATACGGGCCAAAGCGTTCGGCTTCAACGTGATCTTCTACGACCCCTACCTCCAGGACGGCTTGGAGCGCTCGCTGGGCGTTCAGCGAGTCTACACGCTCCAGGACCTGCTCTACCAGAGCGACTGCGTTTCCCTACACTGCAACCTGAACGAACACAACCACCACCTCATCAATGACTTCACCATCAAACAG atGCGTCAAGGTGCATTCCTGGTCAACTCGGCACGGGGAGGTCTGGTGGATGAGAAAGCTTTGGCTCAGGCCCTGAAAGAAGGCAGGATACGGGGAGCCGCCTTGGATGTCCACGAGTCGGAGCCTTTCAG TTTTTCCCAAGGTCCTCTGAAAGACGCGCCCAACTTGATCTGCACACCCCACACCGCCTGGTACAGCGAGCAGGCATCACTGGAGATGAGAGAGGCTGCCGCCACAGAAATACGCAGAGCCATCACTG GCCGTATACCTGACAGCCTCCGGAACTGCGTCAACAAAGAGTTCTTTGTTACCACGGCACCCTGGGGAAtgatggagcagcagcagcctcaagTTCACCCTGAGATGAATGGTGCCGCCTACAG ATTCCCTCCTGGTGTGGTGGGCGTCGCCCCCGGCGGGATTCCCGGACCTATGGAGGGGTTGGTGCCTGGGGGAGTGCCCATCACCCACACCCTACCCCCCGGTACCCATCCGTCACAGGCCACCTCCCCCAACCAACCCTCCAAACATGGCGACCCCATGAGAGAGCACATGACTGAGCAGTAG